Proteins encoded together in one Bradyrhizobium sp. PSBB068 window:
- a CDS encoding indolepyruvate ferredoxin oxidoreductase family protein — MGQMPLLDAYQLSERYSRERGRVFLTGTQAIVRIALDQARRDRASGPNTAGFISGYRGSPLGGVDLELWKIGALLKDSRIEFLPAVNEDLAATAVLGSQQVETQNDREVDGVFGLWYGKGPGVDRSGDALKHGNAYGSSPHGGVLVVAGDDHGCVSSSMPHQSDVAFMSWFMPTLHPADVGEYLAFGEYGYALSRFSGMWVGFKAISEIVESGASVELPAPRRFIQADFLPPPGGLHYRWPDLPGPQIEERLEAKKHAVYAFAKANPIDRRIYGIKDARYGIVTTGKAHLDLMEALRLVGLDEAACRHFGIDIYKVGMVWPLALHDAMEFVKGKREILVVEEKRGIIESQFKEYFYDYPGSKPERMVGKHDETGARLISWTGELSPRILADVLARRLDPMFPELQLARRVAALVPEQDRMIAVPGATRTPYFCSGCPHNISTKVPEGSKALAGIGCHFMASWMDRETSSLIQMGGEGVNWAASSKFTGNSHVFQNLGEGTYYHSGSMAIRQAIAAKANITYKILFNDAVAMTGGQPVDGPVSVQAIAHSVRAEGVSRIALVSDDPAHFSPADLPVGVTIHAREEMDAVQRELRDISGVTVLIYQQTCATEKRRRRKRGTIADPQRFAYINDLVCEGCGDCSVESNCLSVEPKETPFGRKRKINLSTCNKDFSCLNGFCPSFVTIEGGKRPAKNASAIDPLARAATLPAPEFTALDKPYDLLVTGVGGTGVITVGALIAMAAHLEGRGVSVLDFTGFAQKFGPVLSFLRLAAKPDALHQVRIDQGAADALIGCDLVVSSSAKASGTYRKGMRAAVNTAEMPTGDVVRFRDADLASPVRLRAIERVIGSGNLTTLNANALAERLLGDSVYANIMMLGFAWQQGLVPVSLEALTRAIELNGVAIERNKQAFAWGRLAFVDPDFLPKAEDTAAKEQETLDQVITRRTDFLRDYQNAAYASRYRAAVDRVRHAEAALGGDRNEGAPPPPQAGEANRARGQTEQNPNDLPLTDAVARSLFKLMAYKDEYEVARLHMQTDFLDELKHKFDGDFTVQYHLAPPLLPARRDARGRPRKRAFGQWIQTPLRLLAQLKVLRGTPFDVFGYTAERRAERELIGWYEALIDTMLGKLDAARLADLVAIAKAPMEIRGYGSVKDAAIDKTKAEVARLTALLTPAPSDTHDGSGRRAALGG, encoded by the coding sequence ATGGGCCAGATGCCGTTGCTCGACGCCTACCAGCTTTCCGAGCGCTACAGCAGGGAACGCGGCCGCGTCTTCCTCACCGGCACGCAGGCGATCGTGCGCATCGCGCTCGACCAGGCGCGGCGTGATCGCGCAAGCGGTCCCAACACCGCGGGCTTCATCTCCGGCTATCGCGGCTCGCCGCTCGGCGGCGTCGATCTCGAACTGTGGAAGATCGGCGCGCTGCTGAAGGACAGCCGCATCGAATTCCTGCCCGCCGTCAATGAGGACCTCGCAGCAACCGCGGTGCTCGGGTCGCAGCAGGTCGAGACGCAGAATGACCGCGAGGTCGATGGCGTGTTCGGGCTGTGGTACGGCAAGGGTCCCGGCGTCGATCGCTCCGGCGATGCGCTGAAGCACGGCAATGCCTATGGTTCCTCGCCGCATGGCGGCGTGCTGGTCGTCGCCGGCGACGACCACGGCTGCGTGTCGTCCTCGATGCCGCATCAATCCGACGTCGCCTTCATGAGCTGGTTCATGCCGACGTTGCATCCGGCCGATGTCGGCGAATATCTGGCATTCGGCGAATATGGCTATGCGCTCAGTCGATTTTCCGGCATGTGGGTCGGCTTCAAGGCGATCTCGGAGATCGTCGAGTCCGGCGCCTCGGTCGAGCTGCCCGCACCGCGCCGTTTCATACAGGCGGATTTTCTGCCGCCGCCGGGAGGCCTGCATTATCGCTGGCCGGATCTGCCGGGCCCGCAAATCGAGGAGCGGCTCGAAGCCAAGAAGCACGCGGTCTACGCGTTTGCAAAAGCCAATCCGATCGACCGCCGCATCTACGGCATCAAGGACGCGCGCTACGGCATCGTCACCACGGGCAAGGCGCATCTCGATCTGATGGAGGCGCTGCGGCTGGTCGGCCTCGACGAGGCCGCCTGCCGCCACTTCGGCATCGACATCTACAAGGTCGGCATGGTGTGGCCGTTGGCGCTGCACGATGCGATGGAGTTCGTGAAGGGCAAGCGCGAGATCCTGGTGGTCGAAGAAAAACGCGGCATCATCGAGAGCCAGTTCAAGGAGTATTTCTACGACTATCCCGGATCGAAACCGGAGCGGATGGTCGGCAAGCATGACGAAACCGGGGCGCGGCTGATCTCCTGGACCGGCGAATTGTCACCGCGGATACTGGCCGATGTGCTGGCGCGTCGGCTCGATCCGATGTTTCCCGAATTGCAGCTTGCGCGCCGCGTCGCCGCGCTGGTGCCGGAGCAGGATCGGATGATCGCGGTGCCGGGCGCGACGCGCACGCCGTATTTCTGCTCGGGCTGCCCGCACAACATTTCGACGAAAGTGCCCGAGGGTTCGAAAGCGCTGGCCGGCATCGGCTGCCACTTCATGGCGAGCTGGATGGACCGGGAGACCTCGTCGCTGATCCAGATGGGCGGCGAAGGCGTCAACTGGGCGGCGTCGTCGAAATTCACCGGCAACAGCCATGTGTTCCAGAATCTCGGCGAGGGCACCTATTATCATTCCGGCTCGATGGCGATCCGCCAGGCGATCGCGGCGAAAGCCAACATCACCTACAAGATCCTGTTCAATGACGCCGTCGCAATGACCGGCGGCCAGCCGGTGGACGGCCCGGTCAGCGTGCAGGCGATCGCGCACAGCGTCCGCGCCGAAGGCGTGTCGCGAATCGCATTGGTGTCGGACGATCCCGCGCATTTTTCGCCGGCGGACCTGCCGGTTGGCGTCACCATCCACGCCCGCGAGGAGATGGACGCCGTGCAGCGCGAGCTGCGCGACATTTCCGGCGTCACGGTGCTGATCTATCAGCAGACCTGCGCGACCGAGAAACGGCGCCGCCGCAAGCGTGGCACGATCGCCGATCCCCAACGCTTCGCCTACATCAACGACCTCGTCTGCGAAGGCTGCGGCGACTGCTCGGTGGAATCCAACTGCCTCAGCGTCGAGCCGAAGGAGACGCCGTTCGGCCGCAAGCGCAAGATCAATCTCTCGACCTGCAACAAGGATTTCTCCTGCCTCAACGGCTTCTGCCCGAGTTTTGTCACTATCGAAGGCGGCAAGCGGCCGGCCAAGAATGCGAGCGCGATCGATCCGCTGGCGCGCGCCGCCACGCTGCCGGCGCCGGAGTTCACGGCACTCGACAAGCCCTATGATCTCCTCGTCACCGGCGTCGGCGGCACCGGCGTCATCACGGTCGGCGCGCTGATCGCGATGGCCGCGCATCTCGAGGGGCGCGGCGTCTCGGTGCTCGACTTCACCGGCTTTGCGCAGAAATTCGGTCCGGTGTTGAGCTTCCTGCGGCTCGCGGCCAAGCCCGACGCGCTGCATCAGGTGCGGATCGACCAGGGCGCAGCCGACGCGCTGATCGGCTGCGATCTCGTGGTGAGCTCGTCGGCCAAGGCGTCCGGCACGTACCGCAAGGGCATGCGCGCTGCGGTCAACACCGCGGAGATGCCGACCGGCGACGTGGTGCGCTTCCGCGACGCCGACCTCGCCTCGCCGGTTCGGCTGCGCGCCATCGAGCGAGTGATCGGATCGGGTAATCTCACCACCCTCAACGCCAACGCGCTGGCCGAGCGGCTGCTCGGCGACAGCGTCTACGCCAACATCATGATGCTGGGCTTCGCCTGGCAGCAGGGCCTGGTGCCGGTGTCGCTGGAGGCGCTGACGCGCGCGATCGAGCTGAACGGCGTCGCGATCGAGCGCAACAAACAGGCCTTCGCCTGGGGCCGGCTCGCCTTTGTCGATCCGGATTTCCTGCCGAAGGCGGAAGATACTGCCGCGAAGGAGCAGGAGACGCTGGACCAGGTGATCACGCGACGCACGGACTTCCTGCGCGACTACCAGAACGCGGCCTACGCCTCGCGCTACCGTGCGGCCGTCGATCGTGTCCGCCACGCTGAGGCGGCACTCGGCGGCGACCGCAACGAAGGTGCGCCCCCTCCCCCGCAAGCGGGAGAGGCGAACCGAGCGCGCGGACAGACTGAACAGAACCCAAACGACCTTCCCCTCACCGACGCCGTGGCCCGTTCGCTGTTCAAGCTGATGGCCTACAAGGACGAATATGAGGTGGCGCGGCTGCATATGCAGACCGACTTCCTCGACGAGCTCAAGCATAAGTTCGACGGCGACTTCACGGTGCAGTACCACCTCGCGCCGCCGCTGCTGCCGGCGCGGCGCGACGCGCGCGGCCGGCCGAGGAAGCGCGCGTTCGGGCAATGGATCCAGACCCCGCTGCGGCTGCTCGCGCAGCTCAAGGTGCTGCGCGGCACGCCGTTCGACGTGTTCGGCTACACCGCGGAACGCCGCGCCGAGCGAGAGCTGATCGGCTGGTACGAGGCGTTGATCGACACCATGCTCGGCAAGCTCGATGCCGCGCGGCTGGCCGATCTGGTCGCGATCGCAAAGGCTCCGATGGAGATCCGCGGCTACGGATCGGTGAAGGACGCCGCGATCGACAAGACCAAGGCGGAGGTAGCGCGGCTCACCGCGCTTCTCACCCCCGCCCCGTCAGATACGCACGACGGCTCAGGCCGCCGCGCCGCGCTTGGCGGGTGA